From the Thermococcus sp. 18S1 genome, one window contains:
- a CDS encoding glycerate kinase — protein sequence MTPKETALALMDAALKAADPHLAVKRNLGIEGNNLVVSGERFPFGGKIYLLAFGKAACSMARAVVDLLGERIEEGVIITKYGYAEDCPRLGRLKVIEAGHPVPDGNSLLGGKLGLELAEKVGENDILLVLISGGGSSLFLLPERGITLEDKIQTNELLLKSGAKIYEINTVRKHISAVKGGKLAKRVRGRVISLILSDVVGDPLEAIASGPTVKDPTPFGDAFRILKLYGVWEKLPESVKRHIELGLEGKAEETLKEDLPNVRNFIVGSNTIACESALAKARELGYNALLLTTTLEGEAREIALAIGSIIQEIARYDRPVPKPAVLIAGGEWTVTIEGKAGLGGPNQEFALSIARKIEGLNAVVLAVDTDGTDGPTDAAGGIVDGKTLGLLREAGVDVEEVLRRHDAYHALEKAGALLKTGPTGTNVNSLVVAVISKGRQ from the coding sequence ATGACACCTAAGGAAACTGCACTCGCCCTGATGGACGCGGCTCTGAAAGCCGCCGACCCGCACCTCGCGGTGAAAAGGAACCTGGGTATTGAGGGGAACAACCTGGTCGTTTCTGGTGAGAGGTTCCCATTTGGGGGGAAAATCTATCTCCTGGCCTTCGGCAAGGCCGCATGCTCCATGGCGAGGGCCGTGGTTGACCTCCTCGGAGAGCGGATCGAGGAAGGGGTGATAATCACAAAGTACGGCTACGCAGAGGACTGTCCCAGGTTGGGAAGGCTGAAGGTCATCGAGGCCGGACATCCCGTTCCAGACGGGAACTCCCTCCTGGGCGGAAAGCTCGGCCTCGAACTGGCCGAGAAGGTTGGGGAAAACGACATCCTCCTCGTCCTTATCTCCGGCGGTGGGAGTTCGCTCTTCCTCCTCCCTGAGAGGGGGATAACCCTTGAGGACAAAATCCAAACGAACGAGCTCCTTCTAAAGAGCGGGGCAAAGATATACGAGATAAACACAGTGAGAAAGCACATCTCGGCAGTCAAGGGCGGCAAGCTGGCGAAGCGCGTGAGGGGAAGGGTGATAAGCCTGATCCTCTCGGACGTCGTCGGCGACCCACTTGAGGCGATAGCATCGGGCCCGACCGTAAAAGACCCCACCCCCTTCGGAGACGCCTTCAGAATCCTGAAGCTCTACGGCGTCTGGGAGAAGCTGCCGGAGAGCGTTAAGAGACACATCGAGCTGGGACTGGAGGGAAAAGCCGAGGAGACCCTCAAGGAAGACCTCCCGAACGTCCGCAACTTCATAGTTGGGAGCAACACCATCGCCTGCGAATCCGCGCTGGCAAAGGCGAGGGAGCTCGGCTACAACGCATTGCTTCTCACCACGACCCTCGAAGGCGAGGCCAGGGAGATAGCCCTGGCGATAGGCTCGATAATCCAGGAGATAGCCAGATACGACCGACCGGTTCCAAAGCCGGCCGTCCTGATAGCCGGCGGCGAGTGGACCGTGACAATCGAGGGAAAGGCCGGCCTCGGCGGGCCGAATCAGGAGTTTGCCCTGAGCATCGCCCGGAAGATAGAAGGTCTAAACGCTGTTGTCTTGGCGGTCGATACCGATGGAACGGACGGGCCAACCGATGCTGCCGGCGGGATAGTGGACGGAAAAACGCTTGGACTTCTCAGGGAAGCCGGGGTGGATGTCGAGGAAGTCCTCAGAAGGCACGACGCCTATCACGCGCTGGAAAAGGCCGGCGCGCTCCTCAAGACTGGACCGACTGGAACCAACGTGAACTCGCTGGTGGTGGCGGTCATCTCGAAGGGACGCCAGTAA
- a CDS encoding DUF371 domain-containing protein: MMREIIRCRGHENVRATHKSTLEFTKENYLTPRGDCILCIEADRGINDLSEDFKRALRAGKKLLIRIRVGDLTDEVLAEGSPELILEHEYSMVIRKSTYVDSRTLAIRANKAARDIDRRIVELLKNPGTIAEIELVVLD; encoded by the coding sequence ATGATGAGGGAAATCATCCGCTGCAGGGGGCACGAGAACGTAAGGGCAACCCATAAATCGACGCTTGAGTTCACGAAGGAAAACTACCTCACCCCGAGGGGGGACTGCATACTGTGCATCGAAGCGGACAGGGGCATAAACGACCTGAGCGAGGATTTTAAACGTGCCCTCAGGGCTGGAAAGAAGCTCTTGATCCGCATCAGGGTGGGCGACCTCACTGACGAGGTCTTGGCCGAGGGGAGCCCGGAGCTGATTCTCGAGCACGAGTACTCGATGGTCATCAGGAAAAGCACCTACGTGGACTCCAGAACCCTCGCGATAAGGGCCAACAAGGCTGCCAGGGACATAGACCGGCGCATCGTGGAGCTTCTGAAGAACCCAGGGACGATTGCCGAGATCGAGCTGGTGGTGCTCGACTGA
- a CDS encoding 30S ribosomal protein S17e produces the protein MGNIKQTFIKRTARELFDRYPNEFTRDFEHNKKKVEELTNVTSKTIRNRIAGYITKLVRMKEEGKML, from the coding sequence ATGGGAAACATCAAGCAGACTTTCATCAAGAGAACCGCCCGCGAGCTGTTTGACCGCTACCCGAACGAGTTCACCAGGGACTTCGAGCACAACAAGAAGAAGGTCGAGGAGCTCACCAACGTCACCAGCAAGACCATCAGGAACAGGATAGCCGGCTACATAACCAAGCTCGTGAGGATGAAGGAAGAGGGCAAGATGCTCTGA
- a CDS encoding ArsR family transcriptional regulator, which translates to MESNKNMGRLLDILGNETRRRILILLTKRPYFVSELSQELGVGQKAVLEHLRILESAGLIEGRTEKIPRGRPRKYYTIKRGFRMEVLLTPYTFGTEMYEPKAPRRTREYNQARALIKSTEPADAKIDELLTFLAEIQERINEIIRTKQELEEVRLLTETYIENFFRRVAQENEREFERLLKEFAPRLPRKILEDLERF; encoded by the coding sequence ATGGAGTCAAATAAGAATATGGGAAGACTGCTTGACATACTGGGAAACGAGACCCGCAGGAGGATACTCATCCTGCTCACCAAGAGGCCATACTTCGTCAGTGAGCTGAGCCAGGAGCTGGGGGTCGGTCAAAAGGCCGTCCTTGAACATCTTAGGATACTCGAGAGCGCCGGGCTCATAGAGGGAAGGACCGAGAAGATACCACGCGGCAGGCCCAGGAAATACTACACGATAAAGAGGGGCTTCAGAATGGAGGTGCTGCTCACCCCGTACACCTTCGGCACTGAGATGTACGAACCGAAGGCCCCCAGGAGGACCAGGGAGTACAACCAGGCCAGGGCTCTCATAAAGTCCACAGAACCGGCTGACGCCAAGATAGACGAGCTTCTGACGTTTCTGGCGGAGATACAGGAGAGGATAAATGAGATAATCCGGACAAAGCAGGAGCTGGAGGAAGTCCGCCTGCTGACGGAGACTTACATAGAGAACTTCTTCAGAAGGGTGGCCCAGGAAAACGAGAGGGAGTTCGAGAGGCTCCTGAAGGAGTTCGCCCCCAGACTGCCGAGAAAGATACTCGAGGACCTGGAAAGATTTTAG
- a CDS encoding thymidine kinase: MVHPGGFLEVITGPMFAGKTTELIKRIERQTFAKRKAALFKPSIDNRYSEDDVVAHNGLRYEAFVVPTNEEGVELIERITLDEGFEVIGVDEVQFFPQVIVETLNRLADEGIYVIASGLNLDFKGDPFPVTKDLLVRADNIVYLTAVCTVCGKPATRSQRLIDGKPAPRDSPIILVGSSESYEARCREHHVVP; encoded by the coding sequence ATGGTTCACCCTGGTGGATTCCTGGAGGTCATAACAGGGCCGATGTTCGCGGGTAAAACCACCGAGCTTATAAAGAGGATAGAGCGGCAGACCTTTGCCAAGAGGAAGGCTGCCCTCTTCAAGCCCAGCATCGACAACAGGTACTCCGAGGATGATGTGGTTGCCCACAACGGTCTCAGGTACGAGGCCTTCGTCGTCCCCACGAACGAGGAGGGCGTTGAGCTCATTGAGAGGATTACCCTTGATGAGGGTTTCGAGGTAATCGGGGTGGACGAGGTTCAGTTCTTTCCGCAGGTGATAGTCGAGACTCTGAACCGCCTCGCCGACGAGGGAATCTACGTGATTGCGAGCGGTCTCAACCTCGACTTCAAGGGGGACCCCTTCCCTGTGACCAAGGACCTCCTTGTTCGCGCGGATAACATCGTCTACCTCACCGCGGTCTGCACGGTCTGCGGGAAGCCCGCGACCAGGAGCCAGCGTCTTATTGATGGAAAACCTGCCCCGAGGGACTCCCCGATAATCCTCGTTGGTAGCAGCGAGAGCTATGAGGCACGCTGCAGGGAGCACCATGTTGTTCCCTAA